A genomic segment from Corylus avellana chromosome ca5, CavTom2PMs-1.0 encodes:
- the LOC132182381 gene encoding uncharacterized protein LOC132182381, whose amino-acid sequence MSTSEEQGSKKEKEGTDLLGSPTFTELENGRFKCVETGHEVLAKDKESYSHSKRCRLGLIDFALSHHKPPLNMFKQDPLSRSKLICKLTEDTINKSEEHIWKHINGKRFLNKLEEKEAEKITSNGIVEEQGEQKVKKASKPRTDGLKKKKKKTKKTEKEEEEEDKGKDKEVDEIISEVRNLSDEDSDSEEGDFWMPPAGHRWDFDDGGDRWGSGSESEEKSDEVDAMDGPAEEGGKETEELSTRTKRMSIEIGPSSFASRKKKSKKNDTD is encoded by the exons ATGTCGACGAGTGAAGAGCAGGGGtcgaagaaggagaaggaaggGACCGACCTGCTGGGCTCACCGACCTTCACGGAGCTCGAGAATGGCCGCTTCAAGTGCGTGGAGACCGGCCACGAAGTGCTCGCCAAAGACAAAGAGTCCTATTCTCATTCCAAACGGTGCCGTTTGGGCCTCATCGACTTCGCCTTGTCCCATCATAAACCCCCTCTCAATATGTTCAAGCAAGACCCTCTCTCCCG TTCAAAGTTGATATGCAAGCTGACAGAAGATACCATCAATAAGTCCGAGGAACATATATGGAAGCACATCAACGGCAAACGATTCCTCAACAAACTAG aggaaaaagaagcagaaaagatAACCTCCAATGGAATAGTTGAAGAGCAGGGTGAGCAGAAGGTGAAAAAAGCCTCTAAGCCAAGGACAGATggtttgaagaagaagaagaagaagacgaagaaaaccgagaaggaggaggaggaggaggacaaGGGCAAGGACAAAGAAGTTGATGAGATCATCTCTGAAGTTAGAAATTTGTCTGATGAGGACAGTGATTCAGAAGAAGGTGATTTCTGGATGCCTCCAGCAGGACATCGTTGGGATTTTGATGATGGAGGAGATCGATGGGGTTCCGGTTCAGAGTCAGAGGAGAAGAGTGACGAGGTTGATGCAATGG atGGTCCAGCAGAAGAGGGTGGCAAGGAGACAGAAGAGCTCTCTACACG GACAAAGAGAATGTCCATAGAAATTGGACCCAGCAGTTTTGCttcaaggaagaagaagagtaagAAGAATGACACAGATTAA
- the LOC132182728 gene encoding uncharacterized protein LOC132182728 gives MSESFTFRAGRWTQINTTVVTDESEVDENLKLLYSNVSSHPKTFGRVVGLGIEKSFSSTTDGVISEKVAVLKLSTGNYCLIVHLIHLKKIPTSLAKFLNLSDITVVGVGIKQNLCDLRRDYGIQCGSAVVELGDLVAATPSKKSSPIVTSFTLLDLSQYRQLLNIKARSYEPEPESDDVRYCNLVKSTDVAFGDWGSSELSKDQICQASMEGLAIIQIAEDFGKFMNSATNTIQVFGSSDYC, from the coding sequence aTGTCTGAGTCTTTTACTTTTCGCGCAGGGAGGTGGACACAGATCAATACAACTGTTGTAACCGATGAGTCAGAGGTGGATGAGAATCTCAAATTGCTGTATTCTAACGTTAGTTCACATCCTAAAACCTTTGGGAGAGTTGTAGGTTTAGGTATAGAAAAGTCATTCAGTTCAACTACAGATGGAGTTATAAGTGAGAAAGTTGCAGTGTTGAAACTATCTACAGGAAATTATTGCCTTATTGTCCACCTTATACACTTGAAGAAAATACCCACTTCCCTTGCTAAGTTTCTTAATCTTTCAGATATAACAGTTGTTGGTGTCGGCATCAAACAGAACCTGTGTGATCTCCGAAGGGATTATGGGATTCAATGTGGGAGTGCTGTAGTTGAGCTAGGAGATTTAGTTGCTGCTACTCCTTCTAAGAAGAGTTCTCCTATCGTAACTTCTTTTACTTTACTGGATTTGAGCCAGTATCGTCAGTTGCTCAACATTAAAGCTAGATCTTATGAGCCAGAGCCAGAATCTGATGATGTGCGTTACTGTAATTTGGTGAAATCAACCGATGTTGCTTTTGGTGATTGGGGTAGCAGTGAGCTGAGTAAGGATCAAATCTGCCAAGCTAGTATGGAAGGCCTAGCAATCATCCAGATTGCGGAAGATTTTGGCAAATTTATGAACTCGGCTACCAACACTATTCAAGTATTCGGAAGTTCAGATTATTGTTAA
- the LOC132182657 gene encoding probable methyltransferase PMT9: MRHRSDPSSTTSLVKYVLVGLIVLLGLACLYCGSYFAPGSRRSDDEDGTDAVFGGFIPNFDPEDFLEDPEHNPEVPKSIPICDLRFSELIPCLDRNLIYQLKLKPNLVLMEHYERHCPPPERRYNCLIPPPIGYKIPIRWPASRDEVWKANIPHTHLAQEKSDQNWMVVNGEKINFPGGGTHFHDGADKYIIALAKMLKSPGDKLYNGGNIRNVLDVGCGVASFGAYLLSHSIIAMSLAPNDVHENQIQFALERGVPATLGVLATKRLPYPSRSFELAHCSRCRIDWLQRDGILLLELDRLLRPGGYFVYSSPEAYAQDPENRRIWNAMSNLLRRMCWKVVAKHDQTVIWAKPLTNSCYSKREPGTLPRLCSSEDEPDATWNVPMKACISPYSAKMHKEKGSGLVPWPQRLTAAPPRLEEIGVSTEEFQEDTSIWHFRVVEYWKQMKSVVQKDSIRNVMDMNSNLGGFAAALSDKDVWVMNVAPVSTSARLKIIYDRGLIGTVHDWCEAFSTYPRTYDLLHAWTVFSEIAEHGCGAEDLLIEMDRILRPDGFVIIRDKPSVINYIRKFLTTLSWDGWVSEVEPRIDALASTEERVLIARKKLGDEGITTM; encoded by the exons ATGAGGCACAGGAGCGACCCCAGCTCCACCACCTCGCTGGTCAAGTACGTCCTGGTCGGACTCATTGTGCTGCTCGGGTTGGCCTGTTTGTACTGCGGGTCGTACTTCGCCCCTGGCTCCCGTAGATCCGATGACGAGGACGGAACCGACGCGGTATTCGGCGGGTTCATCCCGAACTTCGATCCCGAGGATTTTCTTGAGGACCCAGAGCACAATCCCGAGGTCCCCAAGAGCATTCCT ATCTGTGATTTGAGATTTTCGGAGTTGATACCTTGTTTAGATAGGAACCTTATCTACCAACTGAAATTGAAACCCAATTTGGTGTTAATGGAGCACTATGAACGGCACTGCCCACCTCCGGAGCGCCGTTATAACTGCCTCATTCCGCCCCCAATTGGTTATAAG ATTCCTATAAGATGGCCTGCAAGTAGGGACGAAGTGTGGAAGGCGAATATACCCCACACGCATCTTGCACAAGAGAAATCAGATCAGAATTGGATGGTTGTTAATGGGGAGAAGATAAATTTTCCTGGTGGGGGTACCCATTTCCACGACGGAGCTGACAAGTACATCATTGCTCTTGCTAAG ATGCTTAAGTCTCCTGGCGATAAACTCTACAATGGTGGCAATATCCGAAATGTTCTTGATGTGGGTTGTGGTGTTGCAAGTTTTGGAGCCTATCTTCTTTCCCATAGCATTATAGCCATGTCTCTTGCACCTAATGATGTACATGAGAATCAAATACAATTTGCCCTGGAGAGGGGGGTTCCAGCAACCCTTGGTGTCTTGGCTACAAAAAGACTTCCTTATCCAAGCAGATCATTTGAACTGGCTCATTGTTCGCGATGTCGAATTGATTGGCTTCAAAGAGATGGAATTCTCTTATTAGAACTTGACAGATTACTAAGACCAGGAGGGTATTTTGTGTATTCTTCTCCTGAAGCATATGCACAGGATCCAGAAAATCGAAGGATCTGGAATGCTATGTCCAATCTTCTAAGAAGAATGTGCTGGAAAGTTGTTGCAAAACATGACCAGACTGTTATATGGGCAAAGCCATTGACAAATAGCTGTTATTCAAAGAGAGAACCTGGGACATTGCCCCGTTTGTGCAGTTCTGAGGATGAACCAGATGCAACTTGGAATGTGCCCATGAAGGCGTGCATCTCCCCGTACTCTGCAA AGATGCACAAGGAAAAGGGGAGCGGACTAGTTCCTTGGCCACAGAGGCTCACTGCCGCACCTCCTCGCCTGGAAGAAATTGGTGTGAGCACTGAGGAATTCCAAGAGGACACT AGCATTTGGCATTTTAGAGTGGTTGAATACTGGAAGCAAATGAAATCTGTTGTACAGAAAGATTCCATCAGAAATGTCATGGATATGAACTCAAATCTCGGGGGGTTTGCTGCTGCCCTTAGTGATAAAGATGTCTGGGTGATGAATGTTGCTCCTGTCAGCACATCTGCCAGATTGAAGATTATATATGATCGAGGCTTAATTGGAACTGTTCATGACTG GTGTGAAGCATTTTCTACATATCCACGTACATATGATCTTCTGCATGCCTGGACAGTGTTCTCAGAGATTGCGGAGCATGGATGTGGTGCAGAGGATCTACTCATTGAAATGGATCGAATACTACGGCCTGATGGGTTTGTCATCATTAGGGACAAACCCTCTGTCATAAACTATATTAGGAAGTTTTTGACTACATTAAGCTGGGATGGTTGGGTATCAGAAGTGGAGCCGAGGATTGATGCTCTCGCCTCAACTGAAGAAAGAGTTTTGATTGCAAGAAAGAAGTTGGGGGATGAGGGGATTACGACAATGTGA